A single genomic interval of Myxocyprinus asiaticus isolate MX2 ecotype Aquarium Trade chromosome 19, UBuf_Myxa_2, whole genome shotgun sequence harbors:
- the LOC127409893 gene encoding uncharacterized protein LOC127409893, which translates to MAASGGTRCRWSYRPGGTGAIHTSTAKRDGGVGTVLSGGSCPACGGPHGGDPEGRRALLHFFSSLCLFPLPSLLSFCSLSWSCSCPTQTRRTSAPETSSPGVGGDTYPYPNAPPLSPSGASAGEAPGPACWRCGDPSHFRDQCPLMELGTVLRVSDLPQAAPDRARAYRIPVSVKGGTHQALVDTGCNQTTIHQPEALVTTKMVKVKCVHGDIHKNPVVTLTIKFQGKKHRVVAAVSSRLTHPLILGTDWPDFKVLLKGICADGSCMKLGRCVMCDALAGEAEPGPSSTDPRHNDERGGEAAAPPLLREFPEGDFPLEQSQDKTLKHAFDQVRVIDGQQLQPDIALSYPYFAIINERLYRVTQDTQTKEDTTQLLIPRSRREMVFQAAHYNPMAGHLGERKTLNHLIARFYWPGIGGDVRRWCAACRECQLVNPLATPKAPLRPLPLIKVPFGRIGMDLVGPLERSARGHRFVLVLVDYATRYPEAMPLRNISAHSVAEALFKIISRVGIPKEILTDQGTTFMSQTLRELYELLNIKSIRTSVYHPQTDGLVERFNKTLKNMICKFVHDDARNWDKWLNPLLFAVREVPQASTGFSPFDLLYGRHPRGVLDVLREAWEEEPSNSKNEIQYVQHLRRPPLTKSTRGGC; encoded by the coding sequence atggctgctagcgggggaacGCGATGTCGATggagttatcgaccaggtggtactggagcaattcacacatcaactgccaaaagggatggcggagtgggtacAGTGCTGTCcggaggaagctgtccggcttgcggaggaccacatggcggtgatcccgagggcagaagagccctcctacattttttctcctccctctgtctcttccccctcccctctctcctctcgttctgctctctctcctggtcctgttcctgccccacgcagacgaggaggacttcagcccctgagaccagttccccgggtgtgggaggcgacacctacccctatcccaatgccccgccgctctccccctcgggggcAAGTGCGGGCgaagcgcctgggccggcctgctggaggtgcggagacccgagccacttccgagatcagtgccctctgatggagctggggacggtgttgcgggtctctgacctcccacaggctgcccctgaccgggccagagcgtaccggataccggtaagtgtcaaggggggtactcaccaagcgttggtggacacagggtgtaatcaaaccactatccaccaacctgaggcattggtcacaactaaaatggtgaaggtgaaatgtgtacacggggatattcacaagaatccggtggtgaccctgacgattaaatttcaggggaaaaagcatagagtggtggccgcggttagttcccgcctcacccatccgctgattttggggactgattggcctgatttcaaagttttattaaagggaatttgcgcggatgggtcctgtatgaaattagggagatgtgtgatgtgcgatgctctggcaggggaggcggagccggggccgtcctcgacagatccacgtcataatgacgagagagggggagaggctgcagcccctccccttctcagggaatttcctgagggggatttccctttggagcagtcacaagacaaaaccctcaaacacgccttcgaccaagtgagagtcatcgatggtcaacaactccagccggacatcgccctttcatacccctattttgcgattataaatgagcggttgtatagagtgacacaggacactcaaactaaagaggatacaacccaacttttgattccaaggagccgtcgggaaatggtattccaggcggctcattataatcccatggcgggtcacctaggagaaaggaaaacactgaaccatctaatagcccgtttctattggccgggtattggcggcgatgtccgcaggtggtgtgcggcatgccgcgaatgccagctggttaacccactggccaccccaaaagcgccattgcgccctctccctttgatcaaggtcccctttgggagaattggaatggacctcgtcgggccattagaaaggtcagcacgcggacatcgctttgtattggtcctagtggactatgcaacgcgatatccggaagccatgcctcttcgcaacatctcagcacacagtgttgcggaggcactcttcaaaataatctcccgggtggggattccgaaagaaatcctcaccgatcagggcacaacatttatgtcacagacactacgcgaactgtacgagttgttaaatattaaatcgattcgcaccagtgtataccatcctcaaacggatggtctggtggaacgatttaataaaacactcaaaaacatgatttgtaagttcgtacatgacgatgctagaaattgggataaatggctcaaccccctgttatttgcagtacgagaggtcccgcaagcctccactggcttctccccattcgatctgctgtatgggcgacacccacgcggcgtgcttgatgtattgcgagaggcctgggaggaggaaccttcaaacagcaaaaatgaaattcagtacgttcagcacttgcggagaccacctctcaccaagtcaactcgcggaggttgctag